From one Desulfurobacterium thermolithotrophum DSM 11699 genomic stretch:
- the ruvX gene encoding Holliday junction resolvase RuvX — protein MKRVMALDVGFKKIGIAVSDPLLLTANPHSIIYRKSNKETFSKLLELIEKLDVGKIIIGIPISSEGKETKMAEKIKKFALKLDSFLKERGKKIEIVFIDESYSSLEAKELCRFLGKTEKEEIDDIAAALMLKEWLKVSTMY, from the coding sequence ATGAAAAGAGTAATGGCACTTGACGTTGGTTTCAAAAAAATAGGAATTGCTGTTTCAGATCCTTTACTTCTTACTGCAAATCCTCATTCTATTATCTATAGAAAAAGCAACAAAGAAACTTTCTCTAAACTCTTGGAGTTGATAGAAAAATTAGATGTAGGAAAAATAATTATTGGAATTCCTATAAGTTCAGAAGGTAAAGAAACCAAAATGGCTGAAAAAATAAAAAAATTTGCCTTGAAACTTGATTCTTTTCTTAAAGAACGGGGAAAAAAAATTGAAATCGTATTTATCGACGAATCTTACTCTTCTTTAGAAGCAAAAGAGCTGTGTAGATTTTTAGGAAAAACCGAAAAAGAAGAAATCGATGACATAGCTGCTGCTTTAATGTTGAAAGAATGGCTTAAAGTATCCACCATGTATTGA
- a CDS encoding IS481 family transposase — MKQLKRFKGTSLHISSTNTAFKETLKEGRRVKKKLDLTKDRNVKKRLKWIEYYHKTGNARKTCRYFGISPTTFYKWKKRYDKYGIEGLQDRNKRPHKVRQPQTEPEIEHIIVTIREKFPTWSKEKIAAFMERYLNVKISSSTVYRVLKRHGLIERTWKLKSTYKRKKQKGKKNRTRKGLRADKPGTILMDVKYLYWCGKTFYQFTAIDKFTRIAFAKVYSTKSSRSGRRFFEELEKFLPFKIEKVQTDNGSEFLGELDEYLKRKGIEHYFSYPKSPKTNAHVERFIQTTESELWMIEGTEPTVDEMNKKLFEYLKIYNFLRPHHSLNYKTPAEKFEEYIKNHQGVHHVLNSNKHLTEKFKGLYLPLYKIE, encoded by the coding sequence ATGAAACAATTGAAAAGATTCAAAGGAACATCCCTCCATATATCAAGCACAAATACAGCATTCAAAGAAACCCTGAAAGAAGGAAGAAGAGTAAAAAAGAAACTTGACCTAACAAAAGACAGAAACGTTAAAAAAAGACTGAAATGGATAGAGTACTACCACAAAACAGGCAACGCCAGAAAAACATGCAGATACTTTGGCATCAGTCCAACAACCTTCTACAAGTGGAAAAAAAGATACGACAAGTACGGGATAGAAGGACTCCAAGACAGAAACAAAAGACCTCATAAAGTAAGACAACCCCAAACAGAACCAGAAATAGAACACATCATCGTCACAATAAGGGAAAAATTCCCAACCTGGAGCAAAGAAAAGATAGCAGCCTTCATGGAAAGATACCTAAATGTAAAAATATCATCCTCTACAGTTTACAGGGTTCTCAAAAGACACGGACTAATAGAAAGAACCTGGAAACTAAAAAGTACCTACAAGAGGAAGAAACAGAAAGGGAAAAAGAACCGCACCAGAAAAGGACTAAGAGCAGACAAACCAGGAACAATCCTCATGGACGTTAAATACCTCTACTGGTGCGGTAAAACCTTTTACCAGTTCACGGCAATAGACAAGTTCACCCGAATAGCATTTGCCAAGGTTTATTCTACAAAAAGCAGCAGGAGCGGAAGAAGGTTTTTTGAAGAACTTGAAAAATTTCTTCCCTTCAAGATAGAGAAAGTTCAAACGGATAACGGGAGCGAATTTTTAGGGGAGTTAGACGAATATCTTAAAAGAAAAGGGATAGAACACTACTTTAGTTATCCGAAATCTCCCAAGACTAATGCGCATGTAGAAAGGTTTATTCAAACGACAGAAAGTGAACTATGGATGATAGAAGGAACAGAACCGACTGTTGATGAGATGAATAAAAAACTTTTTGAGTATTTAAAGATTTACAACTTTCTTAGACCCCATCACTCTTTAAATTACAAGACTCCCGCTGAGAAGTTTGAGGAATATATTAAAAACCATCAAGGTGTCCACCATGTATTGAACTCGAACAAACACTTGACAGAAAAATTTAAAGGTCTATATTTGCCGTTGTACAAAATTGAATAA
- the gatC gene encoding Asp-tRNA(Asn)/Glu-tRNA(Gln) amidotransferase subunit GatC: MKLSKEEVKHIAMLSRLNLEEGEIEKFQVQLSEILNFVEKLNELDTEGIDPKFQIIPPQNVLREDLPGVSLSGEKVFMNAPETDGQYFIVPKVVKK, from the coding sequence ATGAAGCTATCAAAGGAAGAAGTAAAACACATAGCAATGCTTTCAAGACTTAACTTAGAAGAAGGGGAAATTGAAAAGTTTCAAGTTCAGCTAAGTGAAATTCTTAACTTTGTTGAAAAATTAAACGAGCTGGATACGGAAGGTATTGATCCAAAGTTTCAAATTATCCCACCTCAAAATGTTTTAAGAGAAGATTTGCCCGGTGTAAGTCTCTCAGGAGAAAAAGTATTTATGAATGCACCTGAAACAGATGGACAGTATTTCATAGTTCCAAAAGTTGTTAAGAAATAA
- a CDS encoding cyclic-phosphate processing receiver domain-containing protein, producing the protein MKIYLDDWRNAPPGYILVRTVNDLKEIVKKHGKEIEILDLDNYMEDYYPFGGNGIDFIKWLEEAVYIGEVELNPNVKIVSHSSDPLAARKIEEIGESIKAYLRSRR; encoded by the coding sequence ATGAAAATATATCTTGATGATTGGAGAAATGCACCACCCGGATATATTCTTGTTAGAACGGTAAACGACTTAAAAGAAATAGTGAAGAAACATGGTAAAGAAATAGAGATTCTTGATCTTGATAACTATATGGAAGATTATTATCCATTTGGAGGAAATGGAATTGACTTTATTAAATGGCTTGAAGAAGCAGTTTATATAGGAGAGGTTGAACTTAACCCTAATGTTAAAATTGTTTCACACTCTTCAGATCCTCTTGCAGCAAGGAAAATAGAGGAAATTGGAGAATCTATAAAAGCTTATTTAAGGAGTAGGAGATGA
- the gatA gene encoding Asp-tRNA(Asn)/Glu-tRNA(Gln) amidotransferase subunit GatA, translating to MELINKSLKELNDLIKKKEVKPSEILEELLSRIKETEPKLNAYITVTEEKARKKAEIADRELEKLQPDEIPELFGIPLSIKDNINVENVRMTCASKILENFISPYDATVIKRLREKGAIFVGKNNLDEFAMGSSTETSYFGPTKNPWDLERVPGGSSGGSAAAVSARSAIASLGSDTGGSIRQPAALCGVVGLKPTYGRVSRYGLTAFASSLDQIGPITKTVEDAAYLMNIISGQDSKDATSARLPVPNFLENLNNEIKGLKAGLPKEYFVEGIEPEVKEKVLDVVRKLESLGVEIEEISLPNTKYAVETYYIIAPAEASSNLGRFDGVRYTYRAKNYENLIDMYCKTRAEGFGDEVKRRIMIGTYTLSAGYYDAYYLKAQKVRTLIYQGFEKAFEKVDFIVTPVSPTTAFRLGEKTSDPIKMYLSDIFTIAVNLAGLPAISIPCGFDSKNLPIGLQIIGKAFDEVTILNVANILEKEIALNTIPPV from the coding sequence ATGGAGCTTATTAATAAATCATTGAAGGAGCTCAATGATTTAATAAAGAAAAAAGAAGTTAAGCCTTCGGAAATTTTAGAAGAGCTCCTTTCAAGAATAAAGGAAACTGAGCCTAAATTAAACGCTTATATTACCGTTACAGAAGAAAAAGCTAGAAAAAAAGCAGAAATTGCAGATAGAGAACTTGAAAAACTACAACCTGATGAAATTCCAGAACTTTTTGGTATTCCTCTTTCTATAAAGGATAACATAAACGTAGAAAACGTCAGAATGACTTGCGCTTCAAAGATATTGGAAAACTTTATTTCTCCTTACGACGCAACTGTAATAAAGAGATTGAGAGAAAAAGGAGCTATTTTTGTTGGGAAAAACAATCTTGATGAGTTTGCAATGGGTTCTTCAACTGAAACTTCTTACTTTGGTCCGACTAAAAACCCATGGGACTTAGAAAGAGTTCCTGGAGGTTCTTCTGGAGGATCAGCAGCAGCTGTCTCTGCAAGATCAGCTATAGCTTCTCTTGGTTCGGATACAGGAGGTTCAATTAGACAGCCAGCTGCTCTTTGTGGTGTTGTAGGTCTTAAACCTACTTACGGAAGAGTATCAAGGTATGGTCTTACAGCCTTTGCTTCTTCTCTTGATCAGATTGGTCCAATAACAAAAACTGTAGAAGATGCTGCTTACCTTATGAACATAATATCAGGACAAGATTCAAAAGATGCTACAAGTGCACGGCTTCCTGTTCCAAACTTCTTAGAAAATTTAAACAATGAAATAAAAGGTCTTAAAGCGGGACTTCCAAAGGAATATTTTGTAGAAGGAATTGAGCCTGAGGTTAAAGAAAAAGTTTTAGATGTTGTTAGAAAATTAGAATCTCTTGGAGTTGAAATAGAAGAAATATCCCTTCCAAATACAAAGTATGCAGTTGAAACTTACTACATCATTGCTCCTGCTGAAGCTTCTTCAAACTTAGGAAGATTTGACGGTGTCAGATATACCTATAGAGCAAAAAATTACGAAAACTTGATTGATATGTACTGTAAAACAAGAGCAGAAGGTTTTGGAGATGAAGTAAAAAGAAGAATAATGATTGGAACGTACACTTTAAGTGCAGGATATTATGATGCCTATTATCTAAAAGCTCAAAAAGTTAGAACTCTGATCTATCAAGGATTTGAGAAAGCCTTTGAAAAAGTTGACTTTATCGTAACACCTGTTTCACCCACAACAGCCTTTAGGCTTGGCGAGAAAACAAGCGATCCAATAAAAATGTATCTTTCAGATATTTTTACAATTGCAGTAAATCTTGCAGGACTTCCTGCTATTTCTATTCCTTGTGGATTTGACAGTAAAAACCTTCCAATAGGCCTTCAGATAATTGGAAAAGCTTTTGATGAGGTAACAATACTCAATGTTGCAAATATCTTAGAAAAAGAAATTGCATTAAATACAATACCACCTGTGTAG
- a CDS encoding diguanylate cyclase — protein sequence MDNIDLSKPVEIAENTYWVGSYIQDDFFQCHSYLIKNGKESILIDPGSLITFEETLKKLKYLINLDDIKYIVCHHQDPDLVSALPEIEKVFPDRERYIITHWRTYFLLRHYNLLTPFYLVDQHEFKLELENGKELKFILTPYMHYAGNIVTYDPETKVLFSSDIFGGWIEKNWSLFAKGEEYIEAIKTFHETYMPCKKIILHSIEKLKKLDIEVIAPQHGSIIKGKDFIKKIMLAVENFEYGKMIEAEKLESFRAKEHKRHILSIIKELTIKELFMSKILRIVERQISSVLPVKNIIAILKTNGHFYVYSKESNYIPRKLDKLKFDKDNFFIFENGNTKIFIEPRNSFSLSEEDREFLNSIASLIVHVAKREKWLLSIQEKKKLLKDKAYKDILTDLYRRELVKELIEKEFHRSKRYGYHFSVLMIDIDDFKKINDTYGHLLGDKVLKKVAEIIKNELRKSDIPIRYGGEEFLIILPHTNLEAARKIADRIRKAVEKTEIDGIKTSVSIGVADNSLSRKLEDIIKKADQALYTAKRMGKNKVVVATT from the coding sequence ATGGATAATATAGATCTTAGTAAACCCGTTGAAATTGCAGAAAATACCTACTGGGTAGGTAGTTACATTCAAGATGATTTCTTTCAATGTCATTCTTACCTAATTAAAAATGGCAAGGAGTCAATTCTTATTGATCCTGGTTCTTTAATAACATTTGAAGAAACTTTGAAAAAACTGAAATACTTAATAAATCTAGATGATATAAAATACATTGTTTGTCATCATCAAGATCCTGATTTAGTATCTGCACTTCCGGAAATAGAAAAAGTTTTTCCAGATAGAGAAAGATACATAATTACGCACTGGAGAACATATTTTCTCCTTAGACACTACAACTTATTAACTCCTTTTTATCTTGTTGATCAGCACGAGTTTAAATTAGAATTAGAAAACGGAAAAGAATTAAAGTTTATTCTTACCCCTTACATGCACTATGCAGGAAATATTGTAACTTATGATCCTGAAACAAAAGTACTTTTTTCCAGTGATATATTTGGTGGATGGATTGAAAAAAATTGGTCTCTTTTTGCAAAGGGAGAAGAATATATAGAAGCTATTAAAACTTTTCATGAAACATACATGCCTTGTAAAAAAATAATCCTACACAGTATAGAAAAATTGAAAAAACTAGATATTGAAGTCATTGCTCCTCAGCATGGTTCAATAATTAAGGGAAAAGATTTTATAAAAAAGATAATGTTAGCTGTTGAAAACTTTGAATATGGAAAAATGATAGAAGCAGAAAAACTTGAATCTTTTAGAGCTAAGGAACACAAAAGACACATTCTTTCAATAATAAAGGAGTTAACTATAAAGGAACTTTTTATGTCAAAAATTCTTCGCATTGTCGAAAGACAAATATCTTCCGTTTTACCCGTTAAAAACATCATTGCTATTCTAAAGACTAATGGTCACTTTTATGTCTACTCTAAAGAATCAAACTATATTCCGAGAAAGTTAGACAAACTAAAATTTGATAAAGATAACTTCTTTATTTTTGAAAATGGTAATACAAAAATATTCATAGAACCTAGAAACTCTTTCTCTTTAAGTGAGGAAGATAGAGAATTTTTGAATTCTATTGCTTCTCTTATTGTTCATGTAGCTAAAAGAGAGAAATGGTTGTTATCTATCCAGGAAAAGAAAAAATTATTAAAAGATAAGGCTTATAAAGATATTCTTACAGATTTATATAGAAGGGAATTAGTTAAAGAATTAATTGAAAAAGAGTTTCATCGTTCAAAAAGATATGGATATCACTTTTCTGTTCTAATGATTGATATCGATGATTTCAAGAAGATTAATGATACTTATGGACATCTGCTAGGAGACAAAGTTTTAAAGAAAGTTGCGGAAATAATCAAAAACGAACTTAGAAAAAGTGATATACCCATTAGATATGGAGGCGAGGAATTTCTAATTATTCTTCCACACACCAATTTAGAAGCTGCAAGAAAAATAGCGGATCGAATCAGAAAAGCTGTAGAGAAAACAGAAATTGATGGAATCAAGACAAGTGTAAGTATAGGAGTTGCAGATAATTCTTTATCTCGTAAACTGGAAGACATTATAAAAAAAGCAGATCAAGCGCTTTATACTGCTAAAAGAATGGGGAAAAACAAAGTAGTAGTAGCAACCACTTGA